One stretch of Micromonospora echinospora DNA includes these proteins:
- the argF gene encoding ornithine carbamoyltransferase, with product MIRHFLRDDDLTPAEQAAVLDLAARMKTDRYGHQPLAGPKSVAVLFDKQSLRTRISFDVGIAELGGHPLVVDTQVTHFGRGETLADAGRVLSRYVAAIVLRTHGDDRIAEVAAHATVPVVNALTDTYHPCQLLADLLTVRERFGGTAGRTLAYVGDAANNMAHSYLLAGTTAGMHVRTAGPAEFQPDPEIVARAEKIATTTGGSVRVLTDPAEAVRGAHVIATDTWTSMGQESDGLDRITPFLPYQVNAALLGHADTDVIVLHCLPAHRGEEITDEALDGPHSAVFDQAENRLHAQKALLTFLLEESA from the coding sequence ATGATCCGCCACTTCCTGCGTGACGACGACCTGACGCCCGCCGAGCAGGCCGCCGTGCTCGACCTCGCCGCCCGGATGAAGACCGACCGGTACGGCCACCAGCCGCTGGCCGGGCCGAAGTCGGTGGCGGTGCTGTTCGACAAGCAGAGCCTGCGGACCCGGATCTCGTTCGACGTCGGCATCGCCGAGCTGGGCGGGCACCCGCTCGTGGTGGACACCCAGGTCACCCACTTCGGGCGGGGCGAGACGCTCGCCGACGCCGGGCGGGTGCTGTCCCGCTACGTCGCCGCGATCGTGCTGCGTACCCACGGCGACGACCGGATCGCCGAGGTCGCCGCGCACGCCACGGTGCCGGTCGTAAACGCGCTCACCGACACGTACCACCCCTGCCAGCTGCTGGCCGACCTGCTCACCGTCCGCGAGCGCTTTGGCGGCACCGCCGGGCGGACCCTCGCGTACGTGGGCGACGCGGCGAACAACATGGCCCACTCGTACCTGCTGGCCGGCACGACCGCCGGGATGCACGTGCGGACCGCCGGCCCGGCCGAGTTCCAGCCGGACCCGGAGATCGTGGCACGCGCGGAGAAGATCGCCACCACCACCGGCGGCTCGGTGAGGGTGCTCACCGACCCGGCCGAGGCGGTACGCGGCGCGCACGTCATCGCCACCGACACCTGGACGTCGATGGGGCAGGAGTCCGACGGGCTGGACCGGATCACGCCGTTCCTGCCGTACCAGGTCAACGCCGCGCTGCTCGGCCACGCCGACACCGACGTGATCGTGCTGCACTGCCTGCCCGCCCACCGGGGCGAGGAGATCACCGACGAGGCGCTCGACGGCCCGCACAGCGCGGTGTTCGACCAGGCGGAGAATCGGCTGCACGCCCAGAAGGCGCTGCTGACGTTTCTCCTGGAGGAATCCGCATGA
- the argB gene encoding acetylglutamate kinase — protein sequence MNLSADLTRAQTKAATLIEALPWLARFSGATVVVKYGGNAMVDPELQRAFAADMVFLRYAGLKPVVVHGGGPQISAMLGRLGIASEFRGGLRVTTPEAMDVVRMVLVGQVGRELVGLINAHGPCAVGLSGEDAGLFTAVRRSAYVDGEAVDVGQVGDVESVNVSAVTDLIAAGRIPVISTVAPDADGVLHNLNADTAAAALAVALDARKLVVLTDVPGLYADWPDTSSLVSEITADDLAKLLPSLESGMVPKMEACLRAVRGGVPAAHVVDGRVAHSTLLEVFTSEGFGTMVIDS from the coding sequence ATGAATCTTTCTGCTGACCTCACCCGGGCCCAGACCAAGGCCGCCACGCTGATCGAGGCGCTGCCCTGGCTGGCCCGTTTTTCCGGCGCCACGGTCGTGGTCAAGTACGGCGGCAACGCGATGGTCGACCCGGAACTGCAGCGGGCGTTCGCCGCCGACATGGTGTTCCTGCGCTACGCCGGCCTGAAGCCGGTAGTGGTGCACGGCGGCGGCCCGCAGATCTCGGCGATGCTCGGCCGGCTCGGCATCGCCAGCGAGTTCCGGGGCGGCCTGCGGGTCACCACGCCGGAGGCGATGGACGTGGTCCGGATGGTCCTGGTCGGCCAGGTCGGCCGGGAGCTGGTCGGGCTGATCAACGCGCACGGCCCGTGCGCGGTCGGGCTCTCCGGCGAGGACGCCGGGCTGTTCACAGCGGTGCGCCGCTCCGCGTACGTCGACGGGGAAGCGGTCGACGTGGGGCAGGTCGGCGACGTGGAGTCGGTGAACGTCTCGGCGGTCACCGACCTGATCGCGGCGGGCCGGATCCCGGTCATCTCGACAGTCGCGCCGGACGCCGACGGGGTGCTGCACAACCTCAACGCGGACACCGCCGCCGCCGCGCTCGCCGTGGCGCTGGACGCCCGCAAGCTGGTCGTGCTGACCGACGTGCCGGGCCTGTACGCCGACTGGCCGGACACGTCCAGCCTGGTCAGCGAGATCACCGCGGACGACCTGGCGAAGCTGCTGCCGTCCCTGGAGTCGGGCATGGTCCCGAAGATGGAGGCCTGCCTGCGGGCGGTGCGCGGGGGAGTACCGGCCGCGCACGTCGTCGACGGCCGGGTCGCCCACTCCACGCTGCTGGAAGTGTTCACGTCGGAGGGCTTCGGAACCATGGTGATCGACTCATGA
- a CDS encoding arginine repressor, which yields MTAPLTRAARHARIVELIRDTPIHSQTELADLLSGDGIQVTQATLSRDLKELGAVTARGGDGRGVYLIPEDGHRPLRDAEGAPARLVRLLRELLNGVDSSGNIAVLRTPPGAAQYLASALDRAGLTEIVGTIAGDDTILVVAREADGGAALGERLAAWARRDDNAEGSTT from the coding sequence ATGACCGCTCCGCTGACCCGCGCCGCGCGGCACGCCCGCATCGTCGAGCTGATCCGCGACACCCCGATCCACTCGCAGACCGAGCTGGCCGACCTGCTCTCCGGGGACGGCATCCAGGTCACCCAGGCCACGCTGTCGCGGGACCTGAAGGAACTGGGGGCGGTGACCGCGCGCGGCGGTGACGGGCGGGGCGTCTACCTGATCCCGGAGGACGGGCACCGGCCGCTGCGCGACGCCGAGGGCGCGCCGGCCCGGCTGGTCCGGCTGCTGCGCGAGCTGCTCAACGGCGTCGACTCCAGCGGCAACATCGCGGTGCTGCGCACCCCGCCGGGCGCGGCCCAGTACCTCGCCAGCGCGCTGGACCGGGCCGGACTGACCGAGATCGTCGGCACCATCGCCGGCGACGACACCATCCTCGTCGTGGCCCGCGAGGCCGACGGCGGGGCGGCGCTGGGTGAGCGGCTCGCCGCCTGGGCCCGCCGGGACGACAACGCAGAAGGGAGCACCACGTGA
- the argJ gene encoding bifunctional glutamate N-acetyltransferase/amino-acid acetyltransferase ArgJ codes for MSVTVPRGFRAAGVAAGLKSSGAADVALVLNDGPDAGVAGVFTANRVKAAPVLWSQQVVHGGVVRAVVLNSGGANACTGPAGFQDTHATAEHTAAALTAANARLIVGAGEVAVCSTGLIGERLPMDKLLPGVREAVRGLSRDGGPAAAEAIMTTDTRPKTTVAPGTGWTVGGMAKGAGMLAPAMATMLCVLTTDAVAGPDALDAALRAATRVTFDRIDSDGCMSTNDTVLLLASGASGIEPTAEELTAAVTAACHDLAQQLLADAEGATKEVAIEVVGAASEDDAVEVGRVVARNNLVKTALFGNDPNWGRILAAVGTTAAVFEPDGVDVAVNGIWVCRGGAAAEDRAKVDLTGRGVTVRIDLHAGADAATIWTNDLSHAYVHENSAYST; via the coding sequence CGATGTCGCCCTCGTGCTCAACGACGGCCCGGACGCCGGTGTCGCCGGTGTCTTCACCGCCAACCGGGTCAAGGCCGCGCCGGTGCTGTGGAGCCAGCAGGTCGTGCACGGCGGCGTCGTGCGCGCCGTGGTGCTCAACTCCGGCGGCGCGAACGCCTGCACCGGCCCGGCCGGTTTCCAGGACACCCACGCCACCGCCGAGCACACCGCCGCCGCGCTCACCGCGGCGAACGCCCGGCTCATCGTCGGCGCGGGCGAGGTCGCTGTCTGCTCGACCGGCCTGATCGGCGAGCGGCTGCCGATGGACAAGCTGCTTCCCGGCGTACGCGAGGCGGTGCGCGGCCTGTCCCGCGACGGCGGCCCGGCGGCCGCCGAGGCGATCATGACCACCGACACCCGGCCCAAGACGACTGTGGCGCCTGGTACGGGCTGGACCGTCGGCGGCATGGCCAAGGGCGCGGGCATGCTCGCCCCGGCCATGGCCACCATGCTCTGCGTGCTCACCACCGACGCGGTGGCCGGGCCGGACGCCCTGGACGCCGCGCTGCGCGCCGCGACCCGGGTCACGTTCGACCGGATCGACTCCGACGGCTGCATGTCCACGAACGACACCGTGCTGCTGCTGGCCAGCGGCGCGTCCGGCATCGAGCCGACCGCCGAGGAGCTGACCGCCGCGGTCACCGCCGCCTGCCACGACCTGGCCCAGCAGCTCCTGGCCGACGCGGAGGGCGCGACCAAGGAGGTCGCGATCGAGGTGGTCGGCGCGGCCAGCGAGGACGACGCGGTCGAGGTGGGCCGCGTGGTGGCCCGCAACAACCTGGTCAAGACCGCGCTGTTCGGCAACGACCCGAACTGGGGTCGCATCCTCGCCGCCGTGGGCACCACCGCCGCCGTGTTCGAGCCGGACGGCGTCGACGTCGCGGTGAACGGCATCTGGGTGTGCCGGGGCGGGGCCGCCGCCGAGGACCGCGCCAAGGTGGACCTCACCGGCCGCGGCGTCACCGTCCGGATCGACCTGCACGCAGGCGCCGACGCCGCGACCATCTGGACCAACGACCTGTCCCACGCGTACGTCCACGAGAACTCGGCCTACTCCACATGA
- a CDS encoding acetylornithine transaminase, with protein sequence MSTLVQRWNATMMDNYGTPPLALVSGSGAVVLDETGREYVDLLGGIAVNALGHAHPAVVAAVSKQVATLGHVSNLFVAEPPVALAELLLALAGRPGRVFFANSGAEANEAAFKLSRLTGRRHVVATHGGFHGRTMGALALTGQPAKADPFRPLPGDVTHVPFGDAEALAEAVTDDTAMLIIEPIQGENGVVVPPPGYLAAARRITAAHGALLVLDEVQTGVGRTGHWFAHQAEGVEPDVITLAKGLGGGLPLGACLAFGRAADLLTPGSHGTTFGGNPISCAAALAVVSTIAHEGLLDHVKRVGERLRRGVEALGHPLVREVRGAGLLLGIVLDQPVSAPVTAALREAGFLVNPVQPDVVRLAPPLILTVAQADAFVAALPAALSAAAPATTPTEAPA encoded by the coding sequence ATGAGCACGCTGGTGCAGCGGTGGAACGCCACCATGATGGACAACTACGGCACGCCGCCGCTGGCGCTCGTCTCCGGCTCCGGCGCCGTCGTGCTCGACGAGACCGGCCGGGAGTACGTCGACCTGCTCGGCGGCATCGCCGTCAACGCGCTCGGCCACGCCCACCCGGCAGTGGTGGCCGCCGTCAGCAAGCAGGTCGCGACGCTCGGGCACGTGTCCAACCTGTTCGTCGCCGAGCCGCCGGTGGCGCTGGCCGAGCTGCTGCTGGCGCTGGCCGGCCGGCCCGGCCGGGTGTTCTTCGCCAACTCCGGCGCGGAGGCCAACGAGGCCGCGTTCAAGCTGTCCCGGCTCACCGGCCGCCGGCACGTGGTCGCCACCCACGGCGGCTTCCACGGCCGGACCATGGGCGCGCTGGCGCTGACCGGGCAACCCGCGAAGGCAGACCCGTTCCGCCCGCTGCCCGGCGACGTGACCCACGTGCCGTTCGGCGACGCGGAGGCGCTGGCCGAGGCGGTCACCGACGACACCGCCATGCTGATCATCGAGCCGATCCAGGGTGAGAACGGCGTGGTCGTCCCGCCGCCCGGCTACCTGGCCGCGGCCCGGCGGATCACCGCCGCGCACGGCGCGCTGCTGGTGCTGGACGAGGTGCAGACCGGCGTCGGACGCACCGGGCACTGGTTCGCCCACCAGGCCGAGGGCGTCGAGCCGGACGTGATCACGCTCGCCAAGGGCCTCGGCGGCGGGCTGCCGCTGGGCGCCTGCCTGGCCTTCGGCCGGGCCGCCGACCTGCTCACCCCCGGCTCGCACGGCACCACGTTCGGCGGCAACCCGATCAGCTGCGCCGCCGCGCTCGCCGTCGTCTCCACGATCGCGCACGAGGGCCTGCTCGACCACGTCAAGCGGGTCGGCGAGCGGCTGCGGCGCGGCGTCGAAGCGCTCGGACACCCGTTGGTACGCGAGGTGCGCGGCGCCGGCCTGCTGCTCGGCATCGTGCTCGACCAGCCGGTCTCCGCCCCGGTCACGGCCGCGCTGCGCGAGGCGGGTTTCCTGGTGAACCCGGTGCAGCCGGACGTGGTCCGGCTCGCCCCGCCGCTGATCCTCACCGTGGCGCAGGCCGACGCCTTCGTCGCCGCCCTGCCCGCCGCGCTGTCCGCCGCCGCGCCCGCCACCACCCCGACGGAGGCTCCCGCATGA